One Melospiza melodia melodia isolate bMelMel2 chromosome 1, bMelMel2.pri, whole genome shotgun sequence genomic window carries:
- the LOC134419311 gene encoding mediator of RNA polymerase II transcription subunit 1-like produces the protein MEQLRLKYQQRPWTETLKLVYFCMDNALRKPVSKAPDGLLLSCMEKIERTLNAQSMFSVMNVLERLSRQKGLTVHVSPSGTTCYITSMMFYVEIQLEEDGDVMDVKLAHFEEAPVVCDDLVQLLRMKNYDAFGKILEDLSNMYQIPGNSEMKAKGYLALQALEKDLYSMSLLGRTQDLNRVTEVLNGKVGHLVPRTGGTPMNIEFYISPYQVLEAELNNGSQVCGTKTVVTVEGTDTLYKLPLSPLIIDPQAGDDSNPAFLQLSDELSMDLPAHFVLKFHQPVPMSSSSIEEIQKLTGIQISGLKLAPLYELIVQSTLKEKCSEDLSTNKSCFFVSLPDHPKHCYFINKGSEKSVLAGALVSKIPFSHPKCVPGVIEILRHQVAYNTLISSCVSEKHINEDDSELLYFEVVPHKNTSFSVFFLHPVKENLACEKSNVTFI, from the exons ATGGAACAATTGCGTTTAAAATACCAACAAAGGCCATGGACTGAAACTCTGAAACTTGTTTATTTTTGCATG GATAACGCACTGCGAAAGCCTGTCAGTAAAGCTCCAGATGGTCTGTTGCTTTCATGCATGGAGAAGATAGAGAGGACACTAAATG ctcaATCCATGTTTTCTGTGATGAATGTGTTGGAACGGTTATCCAGACAAAAGGG ACTTACTGTTCATGTTAGCCCCAGTGGGACCACCTGCTACATAACATCAATGATGTTTTATGTGGAAATTCAGCTGGAGGAGGATGGAGATGTGATGGATGTAAAGCTGGCTCACTTTGAAGAAGCTCCTGTg GTTTGTGATGATTTGGTCCAGCTTCTAAG gATGAAGAACTATGATGCCTTTGGCAAGATTCTAGAAGACCTGTCAAATATGTATCAAATTCCAGGAAACAG CGAAATGAAAGCTAAGGGATATCTTGCTTTGCAGGCCCTTGAAAAAGACCTTTATTCAATGTCACTTCTTGGCAG AACACAGGATCTAAACAGAGTTACTGAAGTACTTAATGGAAAAGTAGGACACCTGGTGCCAAGAACTGGAG GAACCCCAATGAACATTGAATTTTACATTTCTCCCTATCAAGTTTTGGAAGCAGAACTAAATAATG GTTCCCAGGTATGTGGAACAAAAACAGTTGTAACTGTTGAAGGCACAGATACACTCTACAAACTGCCTCTTTCTCCATTAATTATAGATCCTCAAGCAGGAGACGACAG CAACCCTGCTTTTTTGCAACTGTCTGATGAACTCAGCATGGATTTGCCAGCTCATTTTGTTCTGAAGTTTcatcagcctgttccaatgtcttCATCCAGTATTGAAGAGATACAGAAGCTCACAG GAATTCAGATTTCTGGCTTGAAGCTAGCTCCACTGTATGAGCTAATTGTTCAGTCTACTCTTAAAGAAAAATGCAGTGAAGACTTGTCTACAAATAAATCTTGTTTCTTTGTG TCTCTTCCAGATCATCCAAAGCACTGTTACTTCATAAACAAGGGCTCAGAAAAATCAGTTTTAGCAGGAGCCTTGGTCAGTAAAATCCCATTTAGCCATCCAAAGTGTGTGCCTGGTGTGATAGAGATTCTTCGACATCAAGTGGCATATAACACTCTTATTAGCAGCTGTGTCTCTGAGAAGCATATAAATGAAG atgaTTCAGAACTGCTTTACTTTGAAGTGGTACCACACAAGAACACCAGCTTTTCTGTCTTTTTCCTTCATCCTGTGAAAGAGAATTTAGCCTGTG AGAAGTCCAATGTCACCTTCATTTAA
- the YAE1 gene encoding protein YAE1 homolog, with protein MSWVQVAVSQSSEDIFDEDADEMYLLQKEWNSTMKKRLKEGYRDGVEAGKELALQTGFNQGYRHGAELMITCGQFKGTLNALLSWCHFNGHDSALSMINNLLDVVGKHEDDVLKYLNSTEEQPHLGHILDSVQDMDLNHTAGTEYREGKDGKHDDCGGSSGENICRNNGEVGSLQSECSKANLCTDPEKSTLAWVKMQTVWLVEQLGLSLDVLHHVQQLEH; from the exons ATGTCCTGGGTGCAAGTAGCAGTCAGCCAATCCAGTGAGGATATATTTGATGAAGATGCAGATGAAATGTATCTACTACAGAAGGAATGGAACAGCACTATGAAAAAGAGATTGAAG GAAGGCTATAGGGATGGAGTTGAGGCTGGGAAAGAACTTGCACTTCAGACAGGCTTTAATCAAGGTTACAGACACGGTGCCGAGCTGATGATTACATGTGGCCAGTTCAAAGGAACCCTGAA TGCTCTGTTATCCTGGTGTCATTTTAATGGACATGATTCTGCTCTAAGTATGATAAATAATCTTCTTGATGTGGTTGGAAAGCATGAAGATGACGTGCTTAAGTATCTGAATTCTACTGAAGAACAGCCACATCTTGGACACATTTTAGACTCAGTTCAGGACATGGACCTTAATcacacagctgggacagagtACAGGGAAGGTAAAGATGGCAAACACGACGACTGTGGTGGCAGCTCCGGTGAAAACATTTGTAGGAATAATGGTGAGGTTGGTTCCTTGCAGTCTGAGTGCAGCAAGGCAAACCTCTGCACAGATCCTGAAAAGTCAACCCTTGCTTGGGTTAAAATGCAGACTGTTTGGTTAGTAGAGCAACTGGGCTTATCACTGGATGTACTCCATCATGTCCAGCAACTGGAacattag